A genomic region of Gossypium hirsutum isolate 1008001.06 chromosome D01, Gossypium_hirsutum_v2.1, whole genome shotgun sequence contains the following coding sequences:
- the LOC107936177 gene encoding CASP-like protein F16: MEKSEKGNGVAPATRSPMALMGSSRNENQEVNTSMRTVETMLRLVPMALGVAALVVMLKNSQSNDFGSVSYSDLGAFRYLVHANGICAGYSLLSAIIAAVPRPSTMPRAWTFFLLDQILTYIILGAAAVSTEVLYLANKGDSAITWSAACGTFAGFCHKATIAVVITFVAVICYAVLSLVSSYRLFTKFDAPVNYPSKTIEATVFHG; encoded by the exons ATGGAGAAAAGTGAAAAGGGTAATGGTGTTGCTCCTGCTACAAGGTCTCCAATGGCTTTAATGGGGTCATCTAGAAATGAAAACCAAGAAGTGAATACCAGCATGAGAACTGTCGAGACCATGCTGCGGTTGGTGCCTATGGCTTTAGGGGTTGCTGCACTTGTTGTCATGCTCAAAAACTCACAGTCCAATGACTTTGGCTCCGTTTCATACTCAGATCTTGGTGCTTTCAGGTACTTGGTGCATGCTAATGGTATTTGTGCAGGCTATTCCCTTCTTTCAGCTATTATAGCAGCTGTGCCTCGTCCTTCTACTATGCCTAGAGCTTGGACTTTCTTCCTCCTCGATCAG ATTCTAACATACATAATCTTGGGAGCTGCTGCTGTTTCAACCGAGGTGCTTTACTTAGCAAACAAAGGAGACTCAGCCATCACTTGGAGTGCAGCTTGTGGGACATTTGCTGGTTTCTGTCATAAAGCCACAATAGCCGTGGTCATCACGTTTGTTGCAGTCATTTGTTACGCGGTGCTATCACTGGTCTCTTCTTATAGACTTTTCACCAAGTTTGATGCCCCAGTGAACTACCCCAGTAAGACCATTGAAGCTACTGTTTTCCATGGTTGA
- the LOC107936179 gene encoding ATP synthase subunit delta, chloroplastic, producing the protein MASLQQASISLQPKLLSSSQHPRSLPSLNLSFSATFPSLKLCTTRPLHGGAKMSASAASSYATALADVAKSNNTLDATSSDVEKVEKIFSDPQVLQFFTNPTIDVLKKRQVLDEIVSSSELQPHTANFLNILVDAKRIDLIKEIVKEFELVYNELTDTELAVVSSVVKLESQHLAQIAKQVQKLTGAKNVRIKTMIDPSLVAGFTIRYGSSGSKLIDMSVKKQLEEIAAQLDLGDIQLAV; encoded by the coding sequence ATGGCTTCCCTTCAACAAGCTTCAATCTCTCTTCAACCCAAGCTTCTTTCATCTTCTCAACACCCCAGATCCCTTCCCTCTCTCAACCTCTCTTTTTCAGCCACTTTCCCTTCCCTCAAACTCTGCACCACTCGCCCTCTTCATGGCGGTGCCAAAATGTCAGCCTCCGCCGCTTCCAGCTACGCCACCGCTTTAGCCGATGTAGCCAAGTCCAACAACACCCTTGATGCCACCAGCTCCGACGTTGAAAAGGTCGAGAAAATCTTCTCCGACCCACAAGTCCTCCAGTTCTTCACCAACCCCACCATTGATGTCCTCAAAAAACGTCAGGTTTTGGATGAGATTGTTAGCTCCTCCGAGCTTCAGCCGCACACGGCGAATTTTTTGAACATCCTGGTTGATGCCAAGAGGATTGATCTTATCAAAGAAATCGTGAAAGAGTTCGAGTTGGTTTACAATGAGCTGACGGATACAGAGCTGGCGGTGGTGAGTTCAGTGGTGAAATTGGAGTCTCAACATTTGGCACAGATTGCTAAACAGGTACAGAAGCTGACTGGTGCTAAGAATGTTAGGATTAAAACTATGATTGACCCAAGTTTGGTAGCTGGGTTTACTATCAGGTATGGGAGTTCAGGGTCTAAATTGATTGATATGAGTGTTAAGAAGCAATTGGAAGAGATTGCTGCTCAGCTTGATTTGGGTGATATTCAACTTGCTGTATGA